The sequence below is a genomic window from Ignavibacteria bacterium.
GTCAGTGAAGTCATGTTTTTCTTTAAAGCGCATCCGGTAAACTGCCAGTGCTTTTTCATAATTCTTTATTGCTTCTTTCTTGTTTTTATTACCTTCATACAGCATTCCCAGCAAAGCAATGCTTTCAGCCATCTCCGGACTATTCTTAATACATTTTTCCATTGTCTCTATTGCGTCCAGGGTACGCCCATAGCCCAAAAGAATATTTGCCTTATTGCCATAAGCCAGATAATAAGAGCTATCAGCAGTTATGGCTGAATCTAATAAGCTAATCACAAGCACTGCAACTCTGAAATCAGGCTTTTCCTTTACCATTTCCTTTTGCCATAGGCTTAATGCTTTATTGTTAAGCTCAATTGATGCCGAATTGAATTTACTGCTGCCAGCTGGTTTTTCATTTTCGCATTTGATTTGCGGAAAAATGAAGCTGGATATAACGGATAAAATTATAACAGATAGAATTATTTTCATTTTATCGCAGCCTGCATTTTACAAGTTGTTATTTACAAAACGTCCAGAAGAGTCCTGAGACGGAATTGTTTGTAATTCACTACCCCCGGGGCAATTTATTTCTACAATGAATAATCTGACCTATGGAATTTATGATCTTTATCAATTTTCAGCTGATGGCTCTTAAACCAATTAATGAACTCGCCGAACTTCTCCTTATTTGCCTCCTGCCAGGTGTCAAATTCATCTGAGGCGCCTGCCATAAGTAACCAGTGATTATAACTGTCAAAATAGCCATTGTCTATCAGAGCCTTGTGCCAGTCATATAATACATTTTGATAATTCTGGTTGTAATTTTCTGCAAAATACCTTTTTACAAAGTTTGTACGGATCCTGCTAAGACTCTCAAGCGAAATGCCCTTCTCACCCGTAATTGACATAGCGATCAAAGGTTCAAATACCCCCAATCCAAATGGAAGCCTTCCGGCTGAACCATCATCCTTTATAGTGACACTTCCATTTTTGCTAAAACTTATCTGGATTGTTGAATCGGATTCAAATTTAATTCCAGCGCTGTACGTATCAAATAGCAGCTTGCTTATTTCTTCCGTTCTGTCACTTCCACGCTCCATATTCATAAATATCTCGCCATAAAGAACACCCCATACTCTTTCTGTTGACGCACAAAACAATTTTGCTGCCCGGTAGTAGTTTGAGGGAAATCCAGGATCCGCCTGAATTCCTTTTTCGTAATATTTCAGTGCTTTCTGCAAACTGTCCTTCTGCATGTTTCCCATCTCAAGATAAAGCCTGCCTGAATTCGGAAATTTCTCAAGTCCTTTTTGATATATTCCTAAAGCACTGTCGCGTTTACCGGATTCATCCAGGATATTTCCAAGCATCTGATAATATTGGTCAGAAATATCTTTCATAATAAGTGTCTGCTTCAAAGTTTCTATTGATTTCCCAAAATCTTTCTTCAGATAATATGCATAGCCCAGTTCAAACCTGTAATCCGGTTTCTCAGGATCCAGTTTACAGGACTCGTTCAGCATAGTAATTGCCGTTTCCAGGTCGCCCTGATCCATTATCTTTACTGCTTTCAGCGCGGTTGAGTGCGCCTTCTGCTTATCAGTGTCAGACTGGCTGAAGACCGCATTGCAAATGAATAGCAAAAGAATAGTAGTTATTAATTTCATTTTCCCTCTTTATCTTTTTGAATACTAATTAAAATCCAGGCTTCGAAAGATTCAATCAGTTTTTCTTTATAAGTTTATTAGTTGACGAGTGAGCCAGCTTCAATTTCCACTTTCCAGCTATATAGATCCGGTTTCCTGATAAGTTAAAATTCTTTTCTTTCATACATATATATGGTGACAAGGAGCGTTTTCGGAAAATTATTTTATTTTTTTGTGGAATGCCATCAATTTTTGATCTTTTGGGAATATTTTATTGCATGCTGATTGTTCTTCGGTTTTATTTGTAGTTTGACTATTTTTGGTGCTGAATATTTTTTCCTCATCAGCTTAAATTAGAAATAAGTAAAATTCTGAAACCGTTTTTATTATAAAGGAATTCATGGATAAAGAATATTATATATTGTGGTACCGTCTGAATAAAAATGACAGATACCTTATCTGGTTCTCTGACGAATCTGACGGCGTCGTAACCGGCCCCTCGGGCAATGCTTTGAGCTTTAACTCCAAAGCTGAACTGCAAGAGTATGCTTTGAAGAATAATCTGGACATTACCTCTGAGGAACCGGAACTGCACAACCTAGACCTCGTCTCCGAGTGGATAAAGGAAAGTGATCCCTCATCTATTAATTTCAGCCAGTTCAATAACATATGGAACCTCTGGACAGACATTTCTAACAGCACGGGAAAAGGCTTTGATGAGGATATTGAATCCGCCGAAATGATCTATGATAAACTGTTCTGGAGCTGCACGTTGCCTACCGGGAAATCAGACGACCAGGAGTATATCCCCGAATGGACTGAAGATGAACTGAAAAATATGAGGGAACTGTTCTTAAGGGGAATTGATATGTTTACTCGTGCGGTTATTCCCTACTCTAAATAAATCCGGCATCTATTATTTCTGAGTCACAAAGGCCGGGGTGCGGACTAATAATTCCTTGAGATTATAAAGCCATTTCATTAACTTACCTTCAAACATAAAAAGAGGTATGTCGTGAAATGGTTTTTACGGTCTCTGGCAATATCTTTAGTGTTATTAAGCTTCTTTTCGGCGCCGCACGCCCAGACGCCTGACTTTAACGTAAACAGCTACAAACAGTTCCTTTCTGAAAACCAGAATCTTACAACTGAAAAACTCCTCGGTATGCATCCCACAGGCCTTTTTATGGGAAATCTGAGGCTTAACCACCTCTCAGGACTCTACGCCGACTCAATCGGGATTAAATTTAATCTCACTTCAGGGGAAAAGTCACTCCTGGATAAAAACGGGTTCATGGTAACCGAAAGGGTTCACTTCAATACGTTTCAAATTGCTTTTCGGGAAATCTACAACAGGGACCTACCTGTAATGATTACAAGCGATGCAGTTCTGCATGCTTTCCACATGTCGTACGATAAGATCCTTATGGATGTGGAGAATGATGTTCTGATACCAGAACTGAAAAGTTTCCTCAAAAGCCTGCATGAAAATCTTCCGGCTCTTAAGTCTGCTTACAGCGCTGATGCCGGGATGACCACATCGTTAAAAGACGTGGACATATATCTTACCGTTGCAAGAACGCTCCTTGAGGGACAGACGGCACCAGTATTTGCCGAGAACAGCAGCGAAATTACGGCTATCCTCCAGTTTATTACTTCTGAACAGCCGGCTAGTGTAAATCTGTTCTCCTCAACCGGTAAGTTAATAGATTTCAGCCAGTTTAAGACGCGCGGTCATTACACGAAAAGCCCCGCTCTTACCAGCTACTTTAAGGCTATGATCTGGCTGGGCAGAACTGAAATGTATCTTTCTGCCCCGCGCGCTTTAGAACCAGCTCCAAAACCTGAAGATATTCAAAGACAGACAATTGATGCAGCGCTTATTCTGGAAGCCGTCCAGGCTTCAGGAACAATGCCGCAATATGAAAAGATTAACGGCATCATTGAATTTTTTACCGGCGAACAGGATAATGTCACTCTCGTAAACCTTAAGAGCCTTACTCAGTCACTGAATGTTATTAAGGCCGGCGAGCTTCTGGATATCTCTAAACTTAAGACATTCCAGGATTCATTAAAAAACCAGTCTTATGCCTTTCAGAGGATCCTTTCACAAATAATATGTACCGGCTTTGATTCGCCCGACAGCATCGTTCCCGCTTCGGCTTTCATGCTCTTCGGACAAAGGTTTGTTATTGACTCCTACGTTACGGCACAGACTGTCTTCGACAGAATCTACTTCAACAACGAACGCATGAAAAGAATGCTCCCTTCAACGCTCGACGTGATGTATGCACTGGGCAATGATGCTGCAATACAGCTTCTTAAGCCGGAACTGGACAAGTACCACTACGGAACGAACCTGGCAGCTCTCAGATACCTTGTGGATTCCTACGGCGAGGACTTCTGGAATCTTTCACTTTATAACGGCTGGCTTAATTCCATAAGAAAGTTAAACCCGAAGAAGGATAGGTCAAATCTTCCTTCGTTTATGCAGACTGCAGCCTGGTGGCAGCAGAAACTGAATACACAGCTAGCCTCCTGGGCTCAGCTCAGGCACGATAACCTGCTTTATGCCAAGCAGTCCTATAGCGGCGGAGCAGGATGCTCCTTCCCTTATGGCTACGTGGAGCCTGTACCTGAACTTTACCTTGAACTAAAGAAGCTCTCTGAAAAGGCAAAGAATTATTTTTCGTCCTTCAATTTTTCAGACAGCTATACTAAATCTGTATTGAATAGTTATTTCTCAAATGCTATCACTATCTATACAAAACTGGCTTCAATATCTGAAAAGGAGCTCGGTAAAACTCCCCTTTCAGACGAAGATATGACATTTATTAGAAGCCTGGTCTCAACAGGCGGCGTCTGCGGTATGGACTTTCATCCGGGGTGGTATATGCAGCTTTTCTATCAGGGGGATGCGCTTGCCAACGACCCGGAATACGTAGTTGCCGACGTTCATACCGCCCCTACAGATGAAGCAGGTAACCCCACGGGCTGGGTCCTGCATGCAGGCACAGGGCCTGTTAACCTGGGCGTATTCTCGGTTGAGAGCCCATCGGGAGAGAGAATCACATATGCCGGTCCGATGTTGAGCTATTACGAATACCTTACTACAGGTTTCCAGCGCCTGTCGGACGAGGAATGGTTAAGCAAAATGAATATGATCTATATGAGCAATCCTCCTGCCCTGCTGCGCCCGGAATTTGTTAATCTTTACCTGACAGACTATTTGGGCAAGGAAAGACCAGAAGGACTCTCACTTCTGACTTCTGTACCGGACAGGCCGGATGACCAGCTGCCCCAGACAATGACGCTTGCACAGAATTACCCAAATCCCTTTAACTCAACTACTGTCATAAACTTTGTAATTCCTAATAAAATGGCAAACCGCCAGGTGACGCTTATAGTCTATAACGCGCTAGGAGTTGAAGTTAAGAAGCTGATCGATAATACCCTCCCTGCAGGCAATTATTTCATGCGTTGGAACGGGACGGATAACTTCAATCAGAGCGTGTCAAGCGGCGTTTACTTCTATAACCTGGTAATTGATTCTGAAGGATTAAAGGAAAAGGTTTCTGGGAAAATGATGCTTTTGAAATGACAAACATAAAAAATCCCCTGCGCTTACAATTGAACGCAGGGGATTTTAACAAAATCTAATCTTAACTACTTATTAAAAATCATCTTCAGCGATACGAGTAATATTATTACACCGAAGACTTTCTTCATTACTGCATCTGACAAACTTATTGATAACTTGGCTCCGAAAAGTGCACCTATAACAAAACCCGCGCAGATAAGTCCAGCAACCCTTAAATCAATAAGCCCTTCCTTGTAGTAGGTCATTGCAGCCAGTATGCCGACCGGTGGTATTAAAACTGCAAGGCTTGTACCCTGAGCCTGATGCTGCGACATTCCGAACAAAAACACCAATGCCGGAACAATAAGTATCCCGCCGCCGATTCCAATCAGACCGCTTAAGGCTCCGGCCGTAAGCCCCAGCAATATATAAAGAAAAATATCGGACATTTTTAGTTTCCTCTTTTGCATAGTAAAATTATTTCCAGAGTGTATAAACTCACTTTTCAGGATTTAATTATTCCTTCAGGATTTGATTATTCCTGGGGGGCCATTTTCCTGGTAAGCTGTTTTATTATAAATACAAGCAGAAGTCCCAGTAAAGCTCCGGTGACGTCTGCCGTAAGGTCAAGTATATCGCAGCTGCGTCCCGGCACCAGCAGCTGATGCAGCTCATCCAAAGCTCCGTAGACTGTAACTGTCAGTATCGTCATCAGAAACGGCCTTGAAGATAAAAGCCTGAATTTTTTCTGGAAAAGATAAGTAAAACAGAGTAAAACCGAAAGGACCATGTATGCGGTAAAATGCTCAATTTTATCGCTAACCCCCAGGCTCGGCACGTCGTTGCCCGGAAGAGTGGTCGCTACGAAAAGAACAATCCAGTAGAGGACGAGAGGAATATATATAAAATACATCTTATTTCTTTCTAAATACTTAAACACTTGATTTCCTTATAAATTTAATTGCTTCGGGTAAATTTTGAATAATGTCAGTAGCCATTATGCCATATTCAGTCTTATCCTTCAAGAGCAGGTCGGCTGAGAGGCTGTGCAGATAAACTGCAGATACTACGGCACCTTCTGTGTCCTCTGCCTGCGCTGCGAAGCCCGCAATTATACCCGTTAAAACGTCCCCGGTTCCAAACTTTGCCATCCCGGGGTTCCCGGTGCTGTTAATAAGAGCTTCCCCGTCAGAGTTAAAAATAACTGTCGGGGCCCCTTTCAGAACCAAAAGCGCCCCGGTCTCCTCAGAAAACCTGCGCCCATATGTCAAAACGTCACCCTGAAGTTCAGTAAGACTGATCCCCAGGAGGTTTGCAAATTCCGCCTGATGGGGAGTAAGAATGCAGTTACTCAAATCAAGGCTCTTGTACTTCCCTTCTCCAAGAGCAAAGATGGCATCGGCATCAATTACAATTTTCTTATTCTTATTCATCCTGATTGTTTCAACGACTGCTTCAACAGTTTCCTCGTCGCGCCCAAGCCCGGGGCCTATAGCCAGAACATCCATCCATTCAAAGCGCTTCTTCAGCTCTTCAATATTACCTTTGCTGAAAATGCCCCTGCCCTCATCTTTATACGGAAGCACAATTACTTCGTCCAGCTTGCTCTGGATTACTCCCTGGGCCGATTCTGGAAAACACAATATTGAAGCTCCGGCGCCTGAGTGCAGAACAGAAGAAGCCGTCATAAAAGACGCTCCCGGAAGGATATTTGAACCCGCAATTACCAGAACCTTACCGGCACTGTATTTATAGAGGTCTTTGGCCTTTTGAGGTAAATTAAAAAAAGCATCCTCAGGTTCAATTACATAAGTATCGACTTGAAAATTATCAAAATATTCGGGTGCAAGACCTATGTACCCTTTCTTAATTTCACCTGAAACAACGGCGCCTTTATTTACAAAAAGCCCTTTTTTAAGCTCGGCAAGCGTAACTGTAAGGTCGGCCACAAAGGCTTCATCGCCCGATCCCTTATCGGCATCAAGCCCGGTCGGAATATCAAGAGCTACCCGGACTCCGTTAAACTTATTCAGCTCTCTTACAATTTCAGCATATGGCGATTTAAGGCTCCCCGAGGCGCCTGTGCCTAGGAGCGCATCCACAATCAACTGTGAATTTTCAAGCCTTTTAAGGTCGCGCACCGATTTATACTGCCTCATAAAAGAGGTTTCATCAGAATAGTGGATTACGTTTTGAAGGATCTCAAAATTTGTGAGGGCGTCTCCTTTTAACTCCTCGGCGTCCGAAAGGTAGATTACACCTACCCTGAAGCCGGAATTTATAAAATGCCTGGCAAGCGCAAAGCCGTCACCGCCGTTATTGCCCCTGCCGCATACAATTCCTATTAAAGAAGACTTATTTAAGCCGGGATACTCTTCCCTTATTATGCTGAAAATGCTCAAGGAAGCATTTTCCATAAGAATGAGCCCCGGAATCTGAAGCTGGCCGATTGCATATTCATCAGCCGATCTTACCTGGGAAACAGAAAATAAAGGTATCATGTAATTACCTTTGTCCGTAAATATGTTAATGTAAAATGAACACTTCTAAACCAAAATCTAAAATATTATTCAAACCTTTCAGATACAAAAAATAATCTCAGGACCAGTTATATTATCTCAGGTACGAAGTAATCAGATCGATCAAAGTGCCCGGGAATAAACCGAACCCGATTACAAGCAGTGCTGAAATAATAACCGCAAGAACACCCTTGGAGTTATTGTGCACCGGCAGAGCTGCGGGCTCAGGATCCCTGAAATACATGTAAACAATTACACGGATATAGAAATAAACGCTGATAACGCTTGAAAGGACGCCTAAAATTGCAAGCCACGTCATGTCGGCCTTAATGGCAGAGATAAAGACATAATACTTTCCGAAGAATCCTGCAAAAGGAGGAAGCCCTGAAAGCGAGAACATGAAAAGAGCCATTAAAGCTGCAAGCACCGGGTGACGCTGGCTGAGTCCAATGTAATCGTCAAGTTCAAGCCTGGAGTCGTTTTCTCCTTCTATCATTGCAATTATACCAAAAGCCCCAAGGTTCATGAAAGTGTAGGCAATAAGATAAAACATTATGCCTGCAACGCTTTCATTGTTGCCTGCAGCAAGGCCTATTGCCATATAGCCAGCGTGGGCAATTGACGAGTAGGCAAGCATTCTTTTAAGATTACTTTGCGAAATGGCAACTATACTGCCGTAGAGCATGGAGAAGGTGGCAATTGCAGCAAAGTAAGGCCTGAAGACGTTTGCAGCGCTTCCGGGGAAAACGGCTCCAAGCGCAATAATAAGGACGCTGAAAGCAGCAGCCTTGCCGCCTGTGGACATGAGCCCCGAGACCGTGGTTGCACTTCCCTGGTAAACGTCAGGCACCCACATATGAAATGGGAAAGCAGCAATCTTGAATGAGAATCCGATTAAGAAAAGGAGCATTCCTGCAACAAACAAAATGTTGTGCGTCAGCATCCCGAAGTTAGTAATAATTGTATCTATATTTGTAGTGTGAGAGGTTCCGAAAATAAGAGCGATGCCATAGACTATGAAGCCTGTAGCAAATGAGCCCAGAAGGAAGTACTTCAGTGAAGCTTCATTTGCACTGCTTTTTTTCCTGTTAATGCCCGCAAGCACGTAAAAGCAGATTGACATCTGTTCAAGCCCGATGAAAACCATGAAAAGGTCCTTGGCTCCTGCCATCATCATCATGCCCAAAACAGAAGAAAGGATCAGGATATAATACTCGCCGAAATAGCTTCCGTACTTCTTTATATACTCCATAGAGCTTAAGACCGTAAGGGCCGCAGCAAGAGTAAAGAGGAAGTTGAATATTCCGACGTTGCCTCCATAGGCCAGCATGTTGTTATAAACCGTGCCCGTGTTGTTGAGGCTGAAGAGGGAATATGCCGAGGCTGCAAGAAGTACAAGAACGGAAAACCAGGGGAGTACTTTGTCGCTTTTCTCAGAAGTAATTTCAATTACAACTGAAAGGAACACTCCGGCACCAACTAGAATTAAAGGTAAAATATTATAAATATCCTGAATATGGTTTTGCATATCTACTCTGAAATAAAATCTTTTTTGCTGATTTTCTGTAATTTATATTTTCCGGCTTACTTACCTGCCACCGGCCTTATGTCGAAACTTGGAACTGAAACCTGCTGAATGATTGTGTTTGTAGATTTTTCAGAGAGTTTCAAAAATGTGCCCGGATAAATTCCGATCCAGATAATGAATATGAAAATCGGGACGAGCACCAGTATCTCTTTTTTAGTGAGATCTTTGAGCGCCAGAAGGTTCTCGTGCTTAACTTCGCCGAATACCACCCTCTGGTACATCCACAGGAGGTAAACGGCTGCAAATATAACACCCGAGGCGGCAAATATTGTAAAGCCCCAGCTGTTTAGAACAGGCGACTTGAACGATCCGAGTAAAATTAAGAATTCACCCACAAATCCGTTCAAGCCCGGAAGCCCCATGGAAGAAAGCGAAGCAATCATTAAAGCTACAGAATACAAAGGTACTATCTTTGCAATTCCGCCGTACTTTGCAATTTCTCTTGTGTGAGTGCGGTCGTAAATCATACCCACTAAAAGGAAGAGGGCGCCCGTAGAAAGCCCGTGGTTCACCATCTGAATTACGCTTCCCTGTATTGCTTCGGTTGTAAGTGCAAATATGCCTAAGACAACAAAGCCCAGGTGTGAAACCGATGAATAGGCAACCAGCTTCTTCATATCCTTCTGCACCATTGCAACAAGGGCCCCGTAGATGATTCCGATTACGGCAAGGACCGAGACAAAGGGCGCAAATTTCATTGCCGACTGCGGGAAGAGGGGCAGGCAGAACCTTAAAATGCCGTAGGTTCCCATCTTAAGCAGCACGCCGGCCAGTATAACGCTTCCTGACGTCGGCGCCTGAACGTGCGCATCAGGCAGCCAGGTGTGAAACGGGAACAAGGGAACCTTAATTGCAAAGCTTAAAAGGAATGCCAGGAACATCCACTGCTGAACTTCCTGCGGCACGGCTGGACCGATCTTATATAGTTCAAGCAGGTTTGTTGTAAATGACCCGGTAAATTTGGCAGCGTATATTCCAAGCCAGATAATGGCAATAAGCATTAAAAGGCTTCCGAACATGGTGTAAATAAAGAACTTCACCGAAGCATAGATCCTCTTTTCGCCTCCCCAGATACCAATTATAAAGTACATAGGGATAAGCATTGCTTCCCAGAAAATGTAGAACAGGAAGAGATCCAGTGAAACAAATACTCCAAGCATGCCCACTTCAAGCAGAAGCATGAAGAAGGTAAATTCCTTAACTTTTTTCTTTATGCTTCCCCAGCTCGAGAACAGTGTAATAGGGGTGAGGAAAGTTGTAAGCATAACCATCAGTATGGAAATACCGTCAACGCCTATGTGGTAACTTACATTAAGGTTACTGATCCAGACGATGTTGTGAATGAACTGAAAGCCCGCTTTGGAGCCGTCAAACTGCATGAATACGGCCAGTGACAGTATGAATGCGGCAAGTGAAACTGCAAGGCCCGTCCACCTGATTAGCTGTTCCCTGTTTTTATCAATGAATAACAGAAGTAGGCTTCCTGCCAGCGGCAAAAATAATAAATACGTAAGTAATTGGCTGTTTTCCATATATTATAGGCTTATAATTATCCAGAATAAAGCAACTGCTATACCCACCATCATTATGAGGGCATAGAACTGAGCGACACCTGTTTGAAAACGACGGATAAAGGAGGCCGTCCTGTTTATAAGGGCAGCGGATCCGTTAACAACTCCGTCTATAATTTTACTGTCCGTGAATTTCCAGAGCAAGGCCTCTGACCCCTTCTGCAAAGGCTGAACTACTGCGGCCTCATAGAATTCATCAACATAGTACTTATTGAGAAGAAGGTTGTAGAGTTTCCTGAGCTTCCAGGAAGTCCTCTCTGCAATGTCCTGACGCTTTGTATAAACGTAGTAAGCAAAGTATATTGAGCACAATGCTGCTGCAACCGAAACAAACATCAAAAGGAACTCTTCAGCGTGCGAATGCGAGCCGTAGAATTCAAGCTTCCTTTCGGCACTCGTGAATATGGGGGCAAGCCAGCTTTCAAAAAGGTTTCCGCCTTCGCCCGAGAAAACGGCAGGAAGACCTATATAGCCGCCAACTACAGACAGGAATGCAAGCACCATTAAAGGCACCGTCATAACAGAAGGAGACTCATGCGGATGAACCTCATGAGAGAACTTCTCCTTCCCATAGAAAGTCAGGAACACAAGGCGGAACATATAAAAAGCCGTCATAACTGCCGTAAGCACGCCAACGATCCAGAGAAGAATATTACCCTGTGCATATGCATACCACAGGATCTCATCCTTGCTGAAAAATCCCGAAAGCCCCGGGAATCCGGAAATAGCAAGGGCTGCAATTAAAAATGTCATGTAGGTTTTAGGCATGTATTTTTTAAGTCCACCGAAATGCCTTATATCCTGCTCGTCGTGCATGGAGTGGATTATAGAGCCTGCACCAAGGAACAGAAGGGCCTTAAAGAAGGCGTGCGTCATTACGTGGAAAATGCCTGAAGTAAAGGCTCCAACACCCATGGCCAGGAACATGTAGCCCAGCTGGCTTACGGTTGAGTAGGCCAAAACCTTCTTAATATCGTTCTGCACCAGTCCCACGGTTGCGGCAAAGAAAGCCGTCAGAAGTCCTACAACAGCAATTAAAGTCATAACTGCCGGTGCAGAGGCAAAAATAATTGAGCAGCGGGCAACCATATAAACGCCTGCTGTAACCATGGTGGCGGCGTGAATAAGGGCCGATACAGGAGTCGGACCCGCCATAGCGTCCGGAAGCCATACGAAAAGCGGGATCTGGGCCGATTTTCCGGTTGCACCGATAAAAAGGAAAAGAGCAATAAAGCTGAAAACTTTCTCGCTTACCGGGAAAAGTTCAGCCTTTGAGAATACCTCCTGGAAGTTCAGGCTGTCGAAAGTCATGAAAATTAAAAACATTCCGAGGAGGAATCCGAAGTCGCCTATCCTGTTAACAACAAACGCTTTCTTTGCGGCCTGGCTTGTAGTGCCTTTTTCGAACTTCCTGTTGTACCAGAATCCTATTAAAAGATAGCTGCATAAGCCCACGCCCTCCCATCCTAAGAACAAGAGTACAAAGTTATTGGCCAGTATCAGGTTCATCATTGCAAAGATAAAGAGGTTAAGATATGCAAAAAAGCGCCAGAAGCTCTTGTCTCCGTGCATGTAGCCGATTGAATAAACATGGATAAGGAACCCCACGCCTGTAACTACCAGTGCCATAACAAGCGAAAGCTGGTCGACGAGATACGCAACCTTAATATTAAGGCCGCCTGCGCTAAGCCACGTAAAAAGTTCAATTTCCTGTCTTCTGTCCCCCGCCGGAAGCTGAAGTGTCTGGAAGAAAGTCACAAGAACAATTATAAAAGACAGGCCGACGCTGCCCGAACCTATTATGCCGGTTATCTTTTCGTTATTAATTCTTTTTCCAAAAAC
It includes:
- a CDS encoding tetratricopeptide repeat protein, which codes for MKIILSVIILSVISSFIFPQIKCENEKPAGSSKFNSASIELNNKALSLWQKEMVKEKPDFRVAVLVISLLDSAITADSSYYLAYGNKANILLGYGRTLDAIETMEKCIKNSPEMAESIALLGMLYEGNKNKKEAIKNYEKALAVYRMRFKEKHDFTDYSNGIIILLQLGKKKEADSLVSKLPGEFPDRNKEIADFLNLYKTYNHKETIKDLCRKRYIQEN
- a CDS encoding tetratricopeptide repeat protein translates to MKLITTILLLFICNAVFSQSDTDKQKAHSTALKAVKIMDQGDLETAITMLNESCKLDPEKPDYRFELGYAYYLKKDFGKSIETLKQTLIMKDISDQYYQMLGNILDESGKRDSALGIYQKGLEKFPNSGRLYLEMGNMQKDSLQKALKYYEKGIQADPGFPSNYYRAAKLFCASTERVWGVLYGEIFMNMERGSDRTEEISKLLFDTYSAGIKFESDSTIQISFSKNGSVTIKDDGSAGRLPFGLGVFEPLIAMSITGEKGISLESLSRIRTNFVKRYFAENYNQNYQNVLYDWHKALIDNGYFDSYNHWLLMAGASDEFDTWQEANKEKFGEFINWFKSHQLKIDKDHKFHRSDYSL
- a CDS encoding DUF3160 domain-containing protein; translated protein: MKWFLRSLAISLVLLSFFSAPHAQTPDFNVNSYKQFLSENQNLTTEKLLGMHPTGLFMGNLRLNHLSGLYADSIGIKFNLTSGEKSLLDKNGFMVTERVHFNTFQIAFREIYNRDLPVMITSDAVLHAFHMSYDKILMDVENDVLIPELKSFLKSLHENLPALKSAYSADAGMTTSLKDVDIYLTVARTLLEGQTAPVFAENSSEITAILQFITSEQPASVNLFSSTGKLIDFSQFKTRGHYTKSPALTSYFKAMIWLGRTEMYLSAPRALEPAPKPEDIQRQTIDAALILEAVQASGTMPQYEKINGIIEFFTGEQDNVTLVNLKSLTQSLNVIKAGELLDISKLKTFQDSLKNQSYAFQRILSQIICTGFDSPDSIVPASAFMLFGQRFVIDSYVTAQTVFDRIYFNNERMKRMLPSTLDVMYALGNDAAIQLLKPELDKYHYGTNLAALRYLVDSYGEDFWNLSLYNGWLNSIRKLNPKKDRSNLPSFMQTAAWWQQKLNTQLASWAQLRHDNLLYAKQSYSGGAGCSFPYGYVEPVPELYLELKKLSEKAKNYFSSFNFSDSYTKSVLNSYFSNAITIYTKLASISEKELGKTPLSDEDMTFIRSLVSTGGVCGMDFHPGWYMQLFYQGDALANDPEYVVADVHTAPTDEAGNPTGWVLHAGTGPVNLGVFSVESPSGERITYAGPMLSYYEYLTTGFQRLSDEEWLSKMNMIYMSNPPALLRPEFVNLYLTDYLGKERPEGLSLLTSVPDRPDDQLPQTMTLAQNYPNPFNSTTVINFVIPNKMANRQVTLIVYNALGVEVKKLIDNTLPAGNYFMRWNGTDNFNQSVSSGVYFYNLVIDSEGLKEKVSGKMMLLK
- a CDS encoding sulfite exporter TauE/SafE family protein, which translates into the protein MSDIFLYILLGLTAGALSGLIGIGGGILIVPALVFLFGMSQHQAQGTSLAVLIPPVGILAAMTYYKEGLIDLRVAGLICAGFVIGALFGAKLSISLSDAVMKKVFGVIILLVSLKMIFNK
- a CDS encoding VanZ family protein — encoded protein: MFKYLERNKMYFIYIPLVLYWIVLFVATTLPGNDVPSLGVSDKIEHFTAYMVLSVLLCFTYLFQKKFRLLSSRPFLMTILTVTVYGALDELHQLLVPGRSCDILDLTADVTGALLGLLLVFIIKQLTRKMAPQE
- a CDS encoding NAD(P)H-hydrate dehydratase, giving the protein MIPLFSVSQVRSADEYAIGQLQIPGLILMENASLSIFSIIREEYPGLNKSSLIGIVCGRGNNGGDGFALARHFINSGFRVGVIYLSDAEELKGDALTNFEILQNVIHYSDETSFMRQYKSVRDLKRLENSQLIVDALLGTGASGSLKSPYAEIVRELNKFNGVRVALDIPTGLDADKGSGDEAFVADLTVTLAELKKGLFVNKGAVVSGEIKKGYIGLAPEYFDNFQVDTYVIEPEDAFFNLPQKAKDLYKYSAGKVLVIAGSNILPGASFMTASSVLHSGAGASILCFPESAQGVIQSKLDEVIVLPYKDEGRGIFSKGNIEELKKRFEWMDVLAIGPGLGRDEETVEAVVETIRMNKNKKIVIDADAIFALGEGKYKSLDLSNCILTPHQAEFANLLGISLTELQGDVLTYGRRFSEETGALLVLKGAPTVIFNSDGEALINSTGNPGMAKFGTGDVLTGIIAGFAAQAEDTEGAVVSAVYLHSLSADLLLKDKTEYGIMATDIIQNLPEAIKFIRKSSV
- a CDS encoding NADH-quinone oxidoreductase subunit N, with protein sequence MQNHIQDIYNILPLILVGAGVFLSVVIEITSEKSDKVLPWFSVLVLLAASAYSLFSLNNTGTVYNNMLAYGGNVGIFNFLFTLAAALTVLSSMEYIKKYGSYFGEYYILILSSVLGMMMMAGAKDLFMVFIGLEQMSICFYVLAGINRKKSSANEASLKYFLLGSFATGFIVYGIALIFGTSHTTNIDTIITNFGMLTHNILFVAGMLLFLIGFSFKIAAFPFHMWVPDVYQGSATTVSGLMSTGGKAAAFSVLIIALGAVFPGSAANVFRPYFAAIATFSMLYGSIVAISQSNLKRMLAYSSIAHAGYMAIGLAAGNNESVAGIMFYLIAYTFMNLGAFGIIAMIEGENDSRLELDDYIGLSQRHPVLAALMALFMFSLSGLPPFAGFFGKYYVFISAIKADMTWLAILGVLSSVISVYFYIRVIVYMYFRDPEPAALPVHNNSKGVLAVIISALLVIGFGLFPGTLIDLITSYLR